In Pseudomonas oryzihabitans, the DNA window AAGAAGAGGCCGAGACCTTGCGCCTCAGCCTCGATGCGCACGCGTGGGACGGAGACTGGTATCGCCGCGCCTACTTCGACGATGGTACGCCCCTGGGTTCGGCTGGCAATGATGAATGCCGCATCGACTCCATCGCTCAGAGCTGGTCGGTGCTGTCGGGCGCAGCGCCGGAGCCGCGCCAACGCGCGGCCATGGCGTCTCTGGAGCAGCACCTCATGCGTCGTGATATCGGCCTGGTGCAGCTGCTTGATCCGCCCTTCGACCAGGGTGTATTTGATCCTGGCTACATCAAGGGCTATGTACCCGGTGTTCGCGAGAACGGTGGGCAGTACACCCATGCGGCGGTGTGGGCGGGCATGGCGTTTGCCGAGTTGGGAGACAGTGCCCGGGCATGGGAGCTACTGCGGATGATCAATCCAGTCGGCCACGGGAACGATGCCACCGCCATCTACAAAGTCGAGCCCTATGTCGTGGCTGCCGATGTCTATGGCATGCCGCCCCACGAAGGACGGGGTGGTTGGAGCTGGTACACCGGCTCCGCCGGCTGGATGTATCAGCTGATCGTCGAGTCGCTCCTCGGCGTGCAACGCAGCGGCAGCCAGTTGCGCATCCGCCCGGTGCTACCGGCAGAGTGGGCGACCTTCAGCCTGGAGTATCGGTTCGGCACCACCCTCTACCGCATTGCACTTTCCCGCGGCGACCTGCCCCAGCCGACCATTCAAATGGACGGCACGATGGTGCAAGGCGACAGCATCGATTTGATCGACGATGGCCTGGAGCATCAGGTCGATGTGCGCTGGCCGGACAACTAGAGCTGCGCAATGCCAGCGCGCTCCGAGCCCTTCGCAGCAGCGCGCGAGACAGAGGGACAGGACTTGACGACGCAGGACCGGCGAAAAGCCGCATCATGCAAGGATATCCCTGATATTCACGACTGGGACAGGGCCATCTGAACGAACTGCTGGTCTGGTCTACGAACAAAAGCACAGCGACCTGCCTCGCGAACTCCCAGAAGGGCACTACACAGCAACATCGCTCATACACCCATGAGGAAGCCGTTATGCTTGCTTACTTCGTCGTTTCAAAAAGTTCGGGAAACATCATTCGGGTCACCAGGCGCGACGTCAGGCCAGCGGACTCCGCAACCGTCACCTTCCTCGAGGCGTTGCCCAGCGAACTGGCTAGCTACGAGTCTGCACACGCACGCGGCCAGGACCTGATCAACATCGCCGATACGGCGAGCCATCTCAGCAGCACCTGACACCAAGGGAGCATTCGTGGGTGACGCCAGGCGTATAGAACCGCCACCATTCGATAGACCAGCAGCTGTGTCGTTGGCTGTTATTATCGCTGGATCGTCTGCCTGGCGATCAGCTGAACATGACCCCGGAATTGATCGCCAACATGCTCGGCGTACGTCGCGAAGGGGTCACCGAGGCCGCGGGCAAACTGCAGCGCTAGGGCGTTATCGAATACAGCCGCGGCCACATCACGGTACTCGACCGTAAGCAACTCGAACAATTGAGTTGCGAATGCTATGCCGTAGTGAAAAAGGAAACCGATCACCTGCTGTCATATCTGCCGATACGCAGTTAAGACACGTGCACACGAAGCTAGAGGCGGGTACTAGCTCAGCATGAAAAAGGCGCCCATCGAGCTGATTGACTCCCTGAAACAAAAAGCCCGGCGCTATAGCCAGGCTAAATTTCATCTCCCACGAATCACCGAGGGGCTGGCTCTTGATCGTCATTCTCACCTGTCACTGGTTCATCGAAAGCGTCTGAATCTTCTTTAGGCAGGCTGACCGAATCTATCTCATCAGGACGCAACTCCTCGGCTGGGTCAGGTTCAGCTGCGTGTGCGCTCAGGAATTCGGAGGGCATCACGTATGGTCCGTGCAATGCTCTTGCGAGCAGGGCTGAGGCGTTCGGCGAACTGAATCTTTGCCACCTACTAGTTGGGACAATCATTTACCACCTCACAGGGAGACCGTGAATGGCCTCAATAGATTCGAGGTAGAAAACTATGAGATGTTCAGTAGCCACTACTACCGGTAGTCTTTATTATTGTGGAACTAGCTTTTTTCCCTATCCGCTCCTAGAGAGCGAGATAAAAGAAAATGCTGACGAAGTTTTTCGGCTTTTTGCCTGCGTACCTCAGCTTTTCGATACTGCCTCTCTTCTGGGGTAGACGGCAGACAGCCTGAACGCGCGCCACTACCCACTACACCTCTAACATCTTCAGCCATTTTGATTCTCATTTTGCTAAGTTTGCTCGATATTGGAAACGTCCTTGAGCTTTCTGTTCAGTGGCCACTATTACCAGCCATCTGAAGCTTGACCGATCATCCGCACACCACGTCGCGCTAACGGGGGCTAGTCTTTATAAAGCGTTTACTTTACCGCTTATGCTTGAGCGATCCGTATTATAGCGTTTAATTATCCAGTGGCGTCATGGTCCATCGAAGGAAAGAGTAATGAAAGGCGACCCACAGAAGTGGACTACTTCTTCCTACGCTCGGGGATTTCGCGCGGCTCTTGTTTTAGAGCAGGCATAAAAAAGCCCGCCTCAGTGGGCGGGCTTCAAAGTCGTCTGCATCTTCTATACGCACAAAATTGGCAAGATAGGGAAATAATTGCTCAAACGCTCGCTACCGTCGAGCGGCAATATGACCCAGTAGCCCTTCTTCTGTTACCACGGTGTTAGTACGACTAAGCGCCTGGGTCACTAGATCCTCGCAGCGCTTACCGATGCCACCGCACCACCGGCGGCACGTCTGCTCGGGGCGTGCATCCGGGTCCCAGCTGTTCATGTAGTAGCATGCTTTGAGCGAGACGACTATGTCTGTGGATCGGTGCCATTCTACCCGCGTAGCTCAGGGATCGGCCAGGCAGTGGCCGCCTTCCATACAAACAGCCGTGGCGCTGGTTACTCAGGGCGCGGGATCAGGAATCCATGGCATCGACCTTGCGTGCCTTGCCCGTGCTGTACTTGGCCACCAGTCCAGTCCAGTCCAGTGACGATAGCTGATGGTGTAGCGGAGCGTGCAGCAGGTAGTCCAAGTCGCGCTGCTCCTGCGGGCTAAGGCCGCTGCCAGATTGCACTTCCAGGTGGCCGGCGTCATAGAGCTTCTGTCAGGCCTGCTTGCTGGTGTTGTCGATGATCTGGGCGGACAGGCAGCGGACGACTGCACTTAGGATGTCACGGTAATGCTTATGGTGAGTCTCCGGTGCGATGCGTGCCGTGCGGGCCGCGGCGGTTGCTCGATTCGTCGTGCTGCATCCACTGCAGGGTGGCCAGCAGCTGTTCCAAGTGCAGGAGGCGGTGGCTCAGGGTGAAGACCAGATCCTCTACGGGCAGCGCCTGGCCAGGGGTGTAGTCGACCCAGCTGGTACCAGCACAGGCGTCGCACGCCCTCTCGTAGATGACGCCTTTGGTGACGCCTCCCCTGTGACCTATCACGCAACGCGAAATCAGCTTCACCTTCCGGGTGAGGTCAGGGCCGTGCTACTTGCGCATTAGTCCTTCGGTCGATCTCCTCAATGATCAGGACCTTCTCGCTCTGGGCGCGTGACATGTCACGCTGGTTTTTTTCCTGCGCCGCTCTGTCGATGGTGCTGCTGTCTTTCCAAGACAGGAACCGGTCATCCTGACCTCGACCAGAGCGCAGACCCTGGGCGGTAGATATACGGACGAAGCATTGGCTGCGCTGCTCCTCCAATACGCGGCACCTTCGGCGCAGCTCATCGTCCGTAGCAGTACCCATGCGAAGCGCAGCAATAGCGTGTATTTCGTCGACAAGCTCCTGAGCGTTATCAGGAGCAGCTACGTGTGCCTTGTCGAGGTGGCTTGGCAGAACGACTAGGGACCGCCCCAAGATCTGGGCGGCTATGTCGTGGATCGTGTGCTGCATAGTGATCACTGGATGACCTCGATTCTGGGTAGGCGCAAATAAGCGGTGATGGCTAGGCGCATCCTCAAAGCCAACGCAGACCCAAGCCAAGAAACCTGCTTCGCTCAGATGGTCCAGGGTCTCACGCTGCACCGGGGAAACAGTGCTCTTGTGCACACGGTTCAGCTTGAACCCAATCCGCGTACCGAAATAGCCGCAGCGCGCTAGATCGATGCAGATGTCAGGGATGCCAACCGTTACGCCCTGCCCCTGTAACTTCTTAGCCGTAGTCGCGTCGCGTTTGCCGCCTTTAGGGACGTGGTAGATCACTTTCGGGTACTGCAGGTCGAGCCAGTCGAACAGTTGCTTTTGCTCAATGGCTTCCCTGTCATTCCGGCGGGTCTTTGGGCGCGAATAGCGCGGCGGGGCTCAGGGCATGAGGGCGGCGGTCATGCAGCACCCGCTTTGGCCAGCAGCCCATGGCAGCGCTGCAGCAGCTTGTCTTGGGCATCGTAACGGTTCTCGAATCGGCGCTTCCAAGGGTGGATGGCAATCAGGCCGGGCATGCCGGTTCCATCCTGATGGCGGCTAGCGCGCAGCGGTAGCAGGCGCAGGTGGGCGCCGGACCAGGCGCGACCTTCGATGTGGTGGATGCTCACGAGTAGGTTCAGGCGGCCATCCAGCCGACGTGCGATGCAGCCCAGGCTGGACACAGCATTATGGAAGCGCTTTTCCGCGGCGCTAAGTGTCTTACCCTTCATCGCCATCGACCAGGAGGTTACCGATCGCGCGGCGTGGTGCCGGGGCCGGCGCATTGCGCTCGCGCTCCACCGACTGGGCAAGCTCCTGCTCGCGGAAGTGGATATGGGCCTCGGTCTGCTGGATCTAGGGGTCCGTGACGGAGCCGCGATTGAATCCCTGGTCATAGGCCAGGCGGCGGGCTTCGGTCATCTTTTGCTTGGTGAACATCATGCTACGTCGGCCTCCGGCCAGATGATGCGAGCCGAGGTCAGCGCATCGTCGCGGGTTACTTGGGCGCCGACCATTGCGAACGGCGGTCGGCCAGGGAATAGAACGAACCAGCAGGGCTTCATGCGGCACTTCGACGAGTGCTTTCCCACTCGAACAGGACGAAGCCGCCACCCTCGCGGAGCCGGTCAGCAGTGCGTTCGCCTACGCTCGCCTCGAACTTGGCAGCCGAGAGGGACGGTCGGCTTCATCTCCTCGTAGCGCTTGTACACCACTTCAACGATGCTCATGCGCTCGAAGTCGTTGTCACGACTGGCGCCTAAATCATCGATAACCAGTAGGACTGGCCTGGGGCGGCAGGACTTCTACATCGAGGAGCGTGTACTCCCGATCTGGAACTTGCATAAGGCATAGCCAGCGCGAAGACAGCGTCCATAGTTCTCGGTCTGCATCCACGGACGACTTTGCTGCTGACTAGCGTAACCGTCATCTTGGCGCTGATTGCTAAGCCAGGCGCGAGGCCCACCGGTCGGGCATGGAAGGAAAAAAACGATAATGAGCAGTCTAAGGAAAAGCCAGAAGTGAAATCCGTGGAGACGGTGAGTTGTGGCACGGAAAATTTTGAGGTCGAGAAAAAGCGTCGCCTACGTTGGTATCCTGCTGTTCATCGCAGTTGCAGGAACGGTCGTCATTGTAGTTTTGCCGTTCTTCCTATTTGATTATTGGTAGAGCGCACACCCGCGGAGGCGCTGCCCGGACATGCTGAATCCCACAGCTATCACTGGCGCTAGAGCGGTTTCTTGCGGGATACTCACTACCCTATTGGAATAGAAGCACAGGAGGTGCTCATGGTCCTTACGGTACGGTTTCAGCTCAGGCTCACCAACTTGGAAGCGGATTTGGTCAATCGTTTTGCTGAAACGCTTCAAAATCGCTCACGCCGCTGACCTCAAGCTCTAGGTTCAAACCGATCTTGAGCAAGCCCTCACTGACGCAGGCAAACTCAGCAAAGAACAGGAGTTTTGTCTTGCATGGGCTCGTACCAACTGTCCAGACCTATATACCAAGGAGTGAATGAAGATGACGGACTCTCTCGTCGGGCGTGACCCCTATAAAGCGCTTCCTATCGTAGACGGCCCTGTTCAAGGCCAAACCCATGCTTGGCCACACCGCTCATTCCAAGTGGACTCATCTCCAGGAAGCCTTGGATCACTTCCCTCTATCGTTACCTATCACCTAAATCAGCATCAACACCTCGGCTGGGTTTGGTCGCTAGCGCAGCCATCCTGACACCACTTGAACAGGGGCGTACTGGTACAGATATAAATGGCGATTAGGCATCCTTTGAGGCAATCCTCCAGTGGGTCGAGGCCTGAAAAGTGGATTTCCTTGCAGTAGTGCTTAACGGGCCCTGAAAGATGCTGAGCGAAGGCATCGGTCGTATCTCACTTCGCCTTTTGCGAGCCACACAGCAAGATCGCTGAAACAGGCACGAGGAAGCCGTTATGCTCGCCTATTTCGTCGTTTCACAAAGTTCGGGCAATATCATCCAGGTCACCCGGCGCGACGTCAGGCCGGCGGACTCCGCAACCGTCACCATCCTTAAGGCGTCGCCCAGCGAGCTGGATCGCTACGAGTCTGCACACGCCCGCGGTCAAAACCTGATCAACATCGCCGATACGAGTCGTCCCAGCAGCACCTGAGGCCAAGGGAGCATGCGTGGGTGACGCCAGGCGTATAGTGACGGCTCAATCCGACCGCACTGCCGAAGAG includes these proteins:
- a CDS encoding Ref family recombination enhancement nuclease, producing MRRPRHHAARSVTSWSMAMKGKTLSAAEKRFHNAVSSLGCIARRLDGRLNLLVSIHHIEGRAWSGAHLRLLPLRASRHQDGTGMPGLIAIHPWKRRFENRYDAQDKLLQRCHGLLAKAGAA